The DNA region AGAAATAGAATATTAGAAATAAAGTACGGCCCAACTTCATCTAACAAAATTGTATACGCTTCGTCGCTCCCTGCGGTCGCTCCTCGGCCTCCACAAAACCCCAGTCGGCGCAGTAGCGCCTTTGTGGGGTTTTGTGGAGGCAAAGTTTGCCAGCCATGGTCTTGCTTCGCAAGCCCTTATTCTGGCTGGCAAACCTTCGTATACAATCAATACGTTATATGAAATTTTTAGAGTGAAAATTGAAGAGAATTAAGAAAGCACATTTATATATGGCAATAATATAGGATAACCTCGTTCCCCATGCCATTGCTTAAAGAAATAATATATGGTAAAATAATAGATATTTTGTTATCGGAGGAAATTATGGACAAAACTGTTGAAAATATCATTGAAAATATTGATTTTTCAATGAAAATGGAAGATATGCCTCTTACAGAAGATGATAAATATCGATTAAGGAACTGTATTACAGGCAAGGTAGACATTAACGAAGTCTTACAGGAAACAATAAAAAAATATACATTAGTTGAGGCATAATTTTGGAAGAATATAATTATACCTATAAAGGTTCCGAAGATTATTGTTATCCCGGAACCAGTATTTTAAAAAATAAATTGGGACTAAAAGAAGATTCTATATTATTAAAGGCTGAACGTGAAATCACAAGTATAAAATTATTGATGCTATATAATATGCCGGTAGAAGGTTTATTTAATTTTGACCATTTTTGTAATATTCATAAAATAATATTTGAAGATATTTATGAATGGGCGGGTAAAATAAGAAAAGGAGAATTTTTGACAAAAGGGAATTCAATATTTTGCCGTGGTCAATATTTAAAGGAAAATGCAGATAAAATATTTACACAACTAAAAGATGAAAAAATATTGCAAAATTTACCAAAAAATAATTTTATCAAACGCTTGGCATATTATATGGGTGAAGTAAATGCTCTACATCCATTTCGAGAAGGAAATGGACGGACATCACGTGAATATTTTAGACAATTATCATTAAATGCTAATTATATTCTTGATTTTAGTAAAACAAATAAAAACGAACTTTTATTGGCCGACATAGAAGCTTTTAATGGTTCTTACGAAAATTTAATAAAAATACTGGCTAAATCAATAAAGATAAAATAAGA from Treponema primitia ZAS-2 includes:
- a CDS encoding Fic/DOC family protein; the encoded protein is MEEYNYTYKGSEDYCYPGTSILKNKLGLKEDSILLKAEREITSIKLLMLYNMPVEGLFNFDHFCNIHKIIFEDIYEWAGKIRKGEFLTKGNSIFCRGQYLKENADKIFTQLKDEKILQNLPKNNFIKRLAYYMGEVNALHPFREGNGRTSREYFRQLSLNANYILDFSKTNKNELLLADIEAFNGSYENLIKILAKSIKIK